The Pedobacter roseus genome contains a region encoding:
- a CDS encoding tagaturonate reductase translates to MILNKENLINISGDKVTKPTAEILALPEKVIQFGTGVLLRGLPDYFIDKANQKGIFNGRVLVVKSTSRGGSDEFSKQDNLYTLCVKGIENGVTVEENSINSSISRVLSASQDWAEILKAAHQPEIQVVISNTTEVGIVKSEDKITDNPPQSYPGKLLAFLHERYKAFNGSAESGMVIVPTELISDNADKLKEIVLDLAIQNKLGWDFENWLKTANHFCKTLVDRIVPGKLPAAEQKAIENELGYKDELMIMAEPFRLWAIESSSEKVKEVLSFAKADKGIFIVPSIDKFKELKLRLLNGTHTISCGLAILAGFNTVKEAMADNDFANNVLKLMKEEIAPVVVNEDITYDEALSFAESVVDRFSNPFLEHQWQAITLNFTSKMQMRNMPLIRRYYALKNEVPQLTALGVAAYILFMNVNKDGDTYTASANGKTFPVQDEFAEVLYEYWKNPETVVDNTLGDRRLWDKNLNNYPGFNAAVKLYVELLQNKGAKETLSNLHSERTI, encoded by the coding sequence ATGATTTTAAACAAAGAAAATTTAATAAACATTAGCGGCGACAAGGTTACAAAACCTACTGCCGAAATTTTAGCCTTACCTGAAAAAGTAATCCAGTTTGGAACTGGCGTTTTACTGCGTGGCCTGCCAGATTACTTTATCGATAAGGCCAATCAAAAAGGCATTTTTAATGGTCGTGTTTTGGTGGTTAAATCTACCTCAAGAGGCGGATCTGATGAATTTTCGAAACAAGATAACCTATATACACTTTGCGTAAAAGGTATTGAAAACGGCGTTACTGTTGAAGAAAATTCAATCAATTCTTCAATCAGCAGGGTTTTATCTGCTTCGCAGGATTGGGCCGAAATTTTAAAAGCAGCGCATCAGCCCGAAATACAGGTCGTAATTTCGAATACCACTGAAGTTGGGATTGTTAAAAGCGAAGATAAAATCACCGATAATCCGCCACAATCTTACCCGGGCAAATTATTGGCTTTTCTGCACGAAAGATATAAAGCTTTTAATGGTTCAGCTGAAAGCGGAATGGTGATTGTACCTACAGAACTCATCAGCGATAACGCCGATAAATTGAAAGAAATTGTATTGGATCTTGCCATCCAGAATAAATTAGGCTGGGATTTCGAAAACTGGTTAAAAACTGCCAATCACTTTTGTAAAACTTTGGTCGATCGTATCGTGCCGGGAAAACTTCCGGCGGCAGAACAAAAAGCGATCGAAAACGAATTGGGTTACAAAGACGAACTCATGATCATGGCTGAACCTTTCAGGCTTTGGGCAATCGAATCATCAAGCGAAAAAGTGAAAGAGGTTTTATCTTTCGCAAAAGCAGACAAAGGCATTTTCATTGTTCCATCAATCGATAAATTTAAAGAATTAAAACTTCGTTTACTTAATGGCACACATACCATTAGCTGCGGTTTGGCCATTTTAGCAGGCTTTAATACGGTAAAAGAGGCAATGGCCGATAACGATTTCGCAAACAACGTATTAAAACTGATGAAAGAGGAAATTGCGCCTGTTGTGGTAAATGAAGATATTACTTATGACGAAGCCCTTTCCTTTGCCGAAAGTGTGGTCGATCGTTTCAGTAATCCTTTTTTAGAGCACCAATGGCAGGCTATTACCTTAAACTTCACTTCAAAAATGCAGATGCGCAACATGCCGCTCATCAGAAGGTATTATGCCTTAAAAAATGAAGTGCCACAACTTACCGCTTTGGGTGTTGCCGCTTATATTCTTTTTATGAATGTGAATAAAGACGGCGATACTTATACGGCCAGCGCTAACGGAAAAACCTTCCCAGTACAGGACGAATTTGCAGAAGTTTTATACGAATACTGGAAAAATCCTGAAACTGTGGTAGATAATACCCTTGGCGACAGACGCCTTTGGGATAAAAACCTGAACAATTACCCCGGCTTTAACGCAGCCGTAAAATTATACGTTGAATTATTACAAAATAAGGGTGCAAAAGAAACTTTAAGTAACTTGCATTCAGAAAGAACAATTTAA
- a CDS encoding pectinesterase family protein — translation MRAIILFLLISISSAVYALDVKPDFVVAADGSGNFKTVQEAIHAVPDFRNKTTVIFIKKGIYKEKLVLAASKKNVKFIGESLNETILTYDDYAQKKNTFGEEKGTSGSSSFYIYGEGFSAENITFENSSGPVGQAVAVWAGGDKLIFINCRFLGFQDTLYTYGGGNRQYYKNCYIEGTVDFIFGASTAWFESCTIFCKKAGYITAASTADTTKFGYVLNKCKIKGDAPANSFYLGRPWRPYAKVAYLNCELPGFIRPEGWNNWGKESNEKTAYYAEYKSTGKGADPKNRTNWSHQLTDNEYKDYILENVFRGWHPEAR, via the coding sequence ATGAGAGCAATCATCCTATTTTTACTGATAAGCATTTCATCGGCAGTTTATGCCCTGGATGTTAAACCCGATTTTGTGGTAGCTGCTGATGGAAGTGGAAATTTTAAAACCGTACAGGAAGCAATCCATGCTGTGCCCGATTTCAGGAACAAAACAACCGTAATTTTTATTAAAAAAGGCATTTATAAAGAAAAACTGGTATTGGCGGCCTCCAAAAAGAATGTGAAATTTATTGGCGAGAGCTTAAACGAAACCATTTTAACTTATGATGATTATGCGCAAAAGAAAAATACTTTTGGCGAAGAAAAGGGTACTTCGGGTTCATCAAGCTTTTACATTTATGGTGAAGGTTTTTCTGCGGAGAACATTACTTTCGAAAACTCATCTGGTCCGGTGGGGCAGGCAGTGGCCGTTTGGGCCGGCGGCGATAAACTGATTTTCATCAACTGCCGGTTTTTAGGTTTTCAGGATACACTTTATACTTATGGGGGCGGCAACCGTCAATACTATAAAAACTGCTATATTGAGGGAACAGTCGATTTTATTTTCGGCGCTTCTACTGCCTGGTTCGAAAGCTGCACCATTTTTTGCAAAAAAGCCGGTTACATTACAGCTGCCTCAACTGCCGATACGACAAAATTTGGCTACGTCCTCAACAAATGTAAAATCAAAGGAGATGCTCCTGCCAATAGTTTTTACCTGGGCCGCCCCTGGAGGCCTTATGCCAAAGTTGCCTACCTCAACTGCGAGTTGCCAGGTTTTATCCGCCCTGAGGGCTGGAATAACTGGGGGAAAGAAAGCAATGAAAAAACGGCTTATTATGCTGAATATAAAAGCACTGGAAAAGGCGCAGATCCTAAAAACAGGACTAATTGGTCGCACCAATTAACTGATAATGAGTATAAGGACTACATTTTGGAAAACGTTTTCCGCGGTTGGCATCCGGAAGCAAGATAA
- the uxaC gene encoding glucuronate isomerase — MKPFLDENFLLQNKTAEKLYHNFAKPLPIIDYHNHLIPEQIANNTQFANISQVWLYGDHYKWRAMRANGVDEKYITGIGSDYEKFEKWAETVPYTLRNPLYHWTHLELQRYFGVTDLLSGKTAQKIYDECSAKLQTPEYSVRGLLAKMNVEAVCTTDDPLDSLNFHQQLAREGANLKMLPAFRPDKAMNSDDIEGLNEYIDKLESVVDKTISSFQDYIEALKSRHDYFADNGCSVSDHGLEQIYAEDYTDAEISSIFDKIRAKQGISYEENLKFKSAMLVYFAEWDHEKGWVQQYHLGALRNNNARMLRQLGPDTGWDSIGDFSQARMLSKFLNRLDNQDKLAKTIIYNLNPADNELIATMIGNFNDGSVAGKVQFGSAWWFLDQKDGMIKQLNALSNMGLLSRLVGMLTDSRSFLSFPRHEYFRRIVCNLFGEDIENGELPNDLEWVGKIVQDISYFNAKNYFKF; from the coding sequence ATGAAACCTTTTTTAGACGAAAATTTTCTTTTGCAAAACAAAACAGCAGAAAAGCTCTACCACAACTTTGCAAAACCGTTGCCTATTATCGATTACCATAATCACCTTATTCCGGAGCAGATTGCCAATAATACCCAGTTTGCCAATATCAGTCAGGTTTGGTTGTATGGCGACCATTATAAGTGGAGGGCCATGCGTGCCAATGGTGTGGATGAAAAATACATTACCGGCATTGGATCAGATTATGAAAAATTTGAGAAATGGGCAGAAACTGTTCCTTATACCTTACGTAATCCATTATATCACTGGACACACTTAGAACTTCAACGTTATTTCGGTGTAACTGATTTACTTTCGGGCAAAACGGCACAGAAAATTTATGATGAATGTTCTGCAAAATTGCAAACCCCAGAGTATTCTGTGCGTGGTTTATTAGCCAAAATGAATGTAGAGGCGGTTTGTACCACCGATGATCCACTAGATAGCTTAAACTTTCACCAGCAGTTGGCAAGAGAAGGTGCAAATTTGAAAATGTTGCCTGCTTTCCGTCCGGATAAGGCCATGAACAGTGACGATATTGAGGGCCTGAACGAATATATCGATAAACTGGAAAGTGTGGTTGATAAAACGATCAGCAGTTTTCAAGACTATATCGAAGCCTTAAAAAGCCGTCACGATTACTTTGCTGATAATGGTTGTTCAGTTTCCGATCATGGTTTAGAACAGATCTATGCCGAAGATTATACGGATGCTGAAATCTCATCCATTTTTGATAAAATTCGTGCTAAACAAGGTATTTCTTACGAGGAAAACCTGAAATTTAAATCGGCCATGCTGGTTTATTTTGCTGAGTGGGATCATGAAAAAGGCTGGGTGCAACAATATCACCTTGGTGCTTTGCGTAACAATAATGCCCGTATGTTAAGGCAATTAGGTCCGGATACCGGTTGGGATTCGATAGGCGATTTTAGCCAGGCCCGTATGCTTTCTAAATTTTTGAACCGTTTGGATAATCAGGATAAACTGGCCAAAACCATTATTTATAACCTTAACCCTGCCGATAACGAATTAATTGCCACCATGATTGGTAACTTTAACGATGGTTCTGTTGCCGGTAAAGTTCAGTTTGGTTCGGCCTGGTGGTTTTTAGACCAAAAAGACGGTATGATCAAACAATTAAACGCACTATCGAATATGGGGCTTTTAAGCCGTCTGGTAGGTATGCTTACCGATTCGCGCAGTTTCCTTTCTTTTCCCCGTCACGAATATTTCAGAAGGATCGTTTGTAACCTGTTTGGAGAGGATATCGAGAACGGCGAATTGCCTAACGATTTGGAATGGGTTGGCAAAATTGTTCAGGATATTTCGTACTTTAACGCAAAAAATTACTTTAAATTTTAA
- a CDS encoding glycoside hydrolase family 28 protein: MKHISGGLCHIKVALACLILSSATAVAQQKQSLPIIQQVKFKKDTTSIVSFGAKGDGITLNTESINKTIASVSQKGGGVVLIPSGLWLTGPIELKSNVNLHLKRDAILQFTADFNQYKLVQGNWEGQPAWRNQSPISGVNLENIAITGSGIIDGNGGAWRMVKKDKLTETQWKNLVLSGGIVKADGKMWYPSEKTVKGSNTKNAGVIEAGKTAADYDDIKDFLRPNLLVLTGCKKVLLEGVTFQNSPAWNLHPLLCEDLTLRNLQVKNPWFAQNGDGVDVESCKNVLIEGSTFDVGDDGICIKSGRDEAGRKRGVPTENVIVRNNVVYHAHGGFVIGSEMSGGAKNIWVYDCSFIGTDIGLRFKTTRGRGGVVENIYINNINMIDIPGEAILFDMYYAAVDPVPLAGEKREAIKTVTVPVTEATPQFKNFYIKDVVANGAEKAIFFRGLPEMNIKDVHLENVTIKAKKGIEIIEAAGIFLKNVNVITDNASPVVMIQNGSNINISNLSYPANSKVLFDVSGEKSKGVKISSTDVSKAKTASVLGTEVDKKALEISK, translated from the coding sequence ATGAAACATATTTCTGGTGGTTTATGCCATATAAAAGTAGCTCTCGCATGCTTAATTTTATCTTCTGCAACCGCTGTGGCTCAACAAAAGCAAAGTTTACCCATTATACAGCAGGTTAAATTTAAAAAAGATACAACGAGTATTGTCAGTTTCGGGGCAAAAGGCGATGGCATTACCTTAAATACCGAAAGCATCAACAAAACCATTGCCAGCGTTAGCCAAAAAGGTGGAGGTGTGGTATTAATCCCCTCAGGCTTGTGGTTAACCGGCCCGATCGAGTTAAAAAGCAATGTAAACCTTCACTTAAAACGCGATGCCATTCTTCAGTTTACAGCCGACTTTAACCAATATAAACTCGTTCAGGGAAATTGGGAAGGTCAGCCTGCATGGCGGAACCAGAGTCCGATTTCGGGTGTAAACCTCGAAAATATTGCCATAACCGGAAGCGGGATTATTGATGGCAACGGCGGTGCCTGGCGTATGGTTAAAAAAGATAAACTCACCGAAACACAGTGGAAAAACCTTGTTTTATCAGGAGGTATCGTTAAAGCCGATGGCAAAATGTGGTACCCATCTGAGAAAACCGTTAAAGGCTCAAACACCAAAAATGCCGGCGTAATTGAGGCAGGTAAAACTGCTGCAGATTATGATGATATTAAAGATTTCCTTCGCCCCAATTTATTGGTATTAACGGGTTGCAAAAAAGTGCTTTTAGAAGGCGTTACCTTTCAAAATTCGCCAGCCTGGAATTTACATCCATTGCTCTGCGAAGATTTAACGTTGAGGAATTTACAGGTAAAAAACCCATGGTTTGCGCAGAATGGTGATGGTGTTGATGTAGAATCGTGCAAAAATGTATTAATCGAAGGCAGCACTTTTGATGTTGGTGATGATGGGATCTGTATTAAATCAGGAAGAGACGAAGCTGGCCGCAAACGTGGCGTACCCACCGAAAATGTAATTGTAAGAAATAATGTGGTTTACCATGCCCATGGTGGTTTTGTCATCGGAAGCGAAATGAGTGGGGGTGCTAAAAATATCTGGGTTTACGATTGTTCTTTTATCGGTACCGATATCGGTCTGCGTTTTAAAACCACGCGCGGTCGTGGTGGTGTGGTAGAAAATATTTACATCAATAACATCAACATGATCGATATTCCTGGGGAAGCTATTTTGTTCGACATGTATTATGCTGCGGTTGATCCGGTTCCTTTGGCCGGCGAAAAACGTGAAGCCATTAAAACCGTAACCGTTCCGGTTACCGAAGCTACTCCGCAGTTTAAGAATTTTTACATTAAAGATGTAGTGGCCAATGGTGCCGAAAAAGCAATATTTTTCAGGGGCTTACCAGAAATGAATATTAAAGATGTGCATTTGGAAAACGTAACCATAAAAGCCAAAAAAGGCATCGAAATTATTGAGGCAGCGGGGATTTTCCTGAAAAACGTAAACGTAATTACAGATAATGCCAGTCCGGTGGTGATGATTCAGAACGGCTCTAATATTAACATCAGCAACCTTAGTTATCCAGCTAACAGCAAAGTTTTATTTGATGTTTCTGGTGAAAAATCAAAAGGGGTAAAAATTAGCTCAACCGATGTGTCCAAAGCGAAAACAGCTTCTGTTTTAGGCACTGAGGTAGATAAAAAAGCACTGGAAATTTCAAAATAA
- a CDS encoding UxaA family hydrolase, with protein sequence MVTRILKIHPNDNVLVALQNLAKGETVIYDGNEYTLQDDIQAKHKFFMQDMNAGDHIIMYGVLVGKAQHFILKGGLMDTENTKHASDPYEFRPYHYEWHAPDVSKFEGRNFNGYIRSDGRVGTANYWLFIPTVFCENRNLDVIREALHNELGYAVTDKYKSYAHQLVEAYKNGEILEEADPGSIGMANPAANRVFKNVDGIKFLNHQGGCGGTRQDAAVLSKLLAAYADHPNVAGVTVLSLGCQNLQVKDFMDDLKHRSPNFDKPLFIFEQQQSQSEEQLVKEAIRKTFIGLTEINKIERQPAPLSKLVLGVKCGGSDGFSGISANPAVGYTSDLLVALGGTVLLAEFPELCGAEQQLIDRTKDETAARKFIQLMTAYNQAAENVGSGFFMNPSPGNIKDGLITDAIKSTGAAKKGGTSPVEDVLDYTEPATKPGLNLVCTPGNDVEATTGKAASGATLILFTTGLGTPTGNPVCPTIKVSTNNALTKRMGDIIDINCGPVIEGEKTIEQMGEDILEYCIKAASGEVIPKAVLLNQDDFIPWKRGVSL encoded by the coding sequence ATGGTTACTAGAATTTTAAAAATCCATCCCAACGACAACGTTCTTGTTGCCTTGCAAAACCTGGCAAAAGGCGAAACTGTTATTTACGATGGAAATGAATATACTTTACAGGATGATATCCAGGCTAAGCATAAATTTTTTATGCAGGATATGAATGCCGGCGATCACATTATTATGTATGGTGTACTGGTAGGAAAAGCACAGCATTTCATACTTAAAGGTGGGTTAATGGATACTGAAAATACCAAGCATGCCTCCGATCCTTACGAATTCCGCCCATACCATTACGAGTGGCATGCGCCCGATGTTTCTAAATTTGAAGGCCGGAATTTTAATGGTTATATCCGTAGCGATGGCCGTGTAGGAACTGCCAATTACTGGTTATTTATCCCGACTGTTTTCTGCGAAAATCGCAATTTAGATGTCATCCGTGAGGCTTTGCATAACGAATTGGGTTATGCCGTAACCGATAAATATAAATCGTACGCACACCAGTTGGTAGAGGCTTATAAAAATGGTGAGATTTTAGAAGAGGCCGATCCAGGTTCTATCGGAATGGCCAATCCGGCGGCCAACCGTGTTTTTAAAAATGTAGATGGTATTAAATTCCTGAACCATCAGGGTGGTTGCGGTGGTACCCGTCAGGATGCTGCTGTATTGAGCAAGCTTTTAGCCGCTTATGCCGATCATCCCAATGTGGCTGGTGTAACCGTGTTAAGCCTGGGCTGCCAGAATTTACAGGTGAAAGATTTTATGGACGATTTAAAACACCGTAGCCCTAATTTCGATAAACCATTATTCATTTTTGAGCAGCAGCAATCGCAGAGCGAAGAACAGCTGGTTAAAGAAGCCATCCGTAAAACTTTTATCGGTTTAACCGAAATCAATAAAATCGAACGTCAGCCCGCACCATTGAGTAAACTGGTTTTAGGCGTTAAATGTGGTGGCAGCGATGGTTTTAGTGGCATCAGTGCCAATCCTGCCGTAGGTTATACTTCTGATTTATTGGTGGCTTTAGGTGGGACCGTGCTTTTGGCCGAATTCCCTGAGCTTTGCGGTGCCGAACAACAACTAATCGATCGCACTAAAGACGAAACCGCTGCCCGAAAATTTATCCAGTTAATGACGGCTTACAACCAGGCAGCAGAAAATGTAGGTTCTGGGTTTTTTATGAATCCATCACCGGGTAATATTAAAGACGGTTTAATTACCGATGCGATTAAAAGTACCGGTGCAGCCAAAAAAGGCGGAACCTCACCAGTAGAAGATGTATTGGATTATACCGAACCCGCCACTAAGCCAGGTTTAAATTTGGTTTGTACACCCGGAAACGATGTAGAAGCCACCACAGGAAAAGCAGCCTCTGGGGCAACCTTAATTTTGTTCACTACAGGTTTAGGAACGCCAACAGGAAATCCGGTTTGCCCTACCATCAAGGTTTCAACCAATAATGCTTTAACCAAACGCATGGGCGATATCATCGATATCAACTGTGGACCAGTAATCGAAGGAGAAAAAACCATCGAGCAGATGGGAGAAGATATCCTGGAATATTGTATTAAAGCGGCCAGTGGTGAAGTAATCCCTAAAGCAGTGTTGCTTAACCAGGATGATTTTATTCCATGGAAAAGGGGAGTTAGTTTGTAG
- a CDS encoding glycoside hydrolase family 88 protein yields the protein MKRSILYTAAALIGFSILAQSGFAQKKLSEQLTLTAMETLWQDTTVLKGPKGPRWSYDMGVVLEGAAAVWRNTGDGKYFKYIQSSMDAYLDKEGNITTYKPDDFNIDNIKNGRSLLLLYKVTGQQKYLLAATKLYDQLQKQPRTKEGGFWHKKIYPNQMWLDGLYMGEPFYAEYAKLMKKDAAFDDIAKQFILMEKNSRDAKTGLLYHGYDESRTEQWADKTTGRSPNFWARAMGWYIMALVDVLDNFPADHPQRKELLAILNRTATAAVKYQDPKSGVWFDILDMPARKGNYLESSASSMFVYGLAKGVRKGWLAPSFMPAANKGYAGLKKEFIEKAGDERVNLTKTVSVSGLGGKPKYRDGSFDYYISEKVITNDPKGMGAFVCAAAEMEVDQLPKPGKNLTVTVDNFFNNEYMTGPTGDKIPFHYLWEEDDNNGFSLFGKVFNDAGVKTSTLKTAPTASNLKGTNIYIIVDPDTEKETANPNFMNAAHAKQVSEWVKAGGVLVLLLNDVGNCEISKFNVLPETFGIHFNEDSRNKVQGANFEQGAIKIPAGNSIFKTAKKVYIKEISTIVAKSPAVSALTDKGDVIIATAKYGKGTVFAVGDPWFYNEYIDGRKLPAEFENFKATNDLVNWLIKQVPGKK from the coding sequence ATGAAGAGATCAATTTTATATACAGCAGCTGCCCTCATCGGTTTTTCCATTTTAGCACAAAGTGGATTTGCTCAAAAGAAATTATCAGAACAGTTAACCTTAACTGCGATGGAAACACTCTGGCAGGACACTACCGTTTTAAAAGGACCAAAAGGCCCGAGATGGTCCTACGATATGGGGGTGGTTTTGGAAGGCGCAGCAGCAGTTTGGAGAAATACTGGCGATGGAAAGTATTTTAAGTACATCCAAAGTTCGATGGATGCTTATCTGGATAAAGAAGGAAATATCACCACTTACAAGCCCGATGATTTTAACATCGACAACATTAAAAATGGTCGTTCATTATTATTGCTCTATAAAGTTACCGGACAGCAGAAATACTTGTTGGCGGCAACTAAATTATACGATCAGTTACAAAAACAACCACGTACCAAAGAAGGTGGTTTTTGGCACAAGAAAATTTATCCAAACCAAATGTGGTTGGATGGTTTATACATGGGTGAGCCTTTTTACGCAGAATATGCCAAACTGATGAAAAAGGATGCTGCTTTTGATGACATCGCCAAACAGTTTATCCTCATGGAAAAAAACTCCCGTGATGCAAAAACAGGTTTGCTTTACCATGGCTATGATGAAAGCAGAACCGAACAGTGGGCGGATAAAACAACCGGGCGCTCGCCAAATTTTTGGGCCAGGGCAATGGGTTGGTACATTATGGCTTTGGTAGATGTGCTGGATAATTTTCCGGCCGATCATCCGCAACGAAAAGAATTACTGGCCATTTTAAACCGTACAGCAACAGCGGCGGTAAAATACCAGGATCCAAAATCAGGTGTTTGGTTTGATATTTTAGATATGCCAGCCCGTAAAGGGAATTACCTGGAAAGTTCGGCATCGAGTATGTTTGTATATGGTTTAGCTAAAGGTGTACGTAAGGGTTGGTTGGCGCCGTCTTTTATGCCAGCTGCAAATAAAGGTTATGCGGGTTTAAAGAAAGAATTTATAGAAAAAGCAGGCGATGAAAGGGTAAACCTCACCAAAACTGTTTCTGTATCGGGCTTGGGCGGAAAACCAAAGTACCGCGATGGTAGCTTCGATTATTACATCAGTGAAAAAGTAATCACCAACGATCCTAAAGGAATGGGTGCATTTGTGTGTGCTGCTGCCGAAATGGAAGTCGACCAGTTGCCAAAACCTGGAAAAAATTTAACGGTTACTGTTGATAATTTCTTCAACAATGAATATATGACCGGTCCAACCGGAGATAAAATCCCTTTCCATTACCTATGGGAAGAAGATGATAACAATGGATTCTCTTTATTCGGAAAAGTATTTAACGATGCTGGTGTAAAAACCAGTACACTTAAAACTGCACCTACCGCTTCAAATTTAAAAGGGACAAACATTTATATCATTGTAGATCCGGATACCGAAAAGGAAACCGCAAACCCGAATTTCATGAATGCTGCACACGCCAAGCAGGTTAGTGAGTGGGTAAAAGCAGGTGGTGTTTTGGTATTGCTGTTAAATGATGTTGGCAACTGTGAAATTTCAAAATTCAATGTACTGCCAGAAACGTTTGGTATCCATTTTAATGAAGATAGCCGCAATAAAGTTCAGGGTGCAAACTTTGAACAGGGTGCAATAAAAATCCCGGCAGGCAATTCTATTTTCAAGACAGCCAAAAAAGTGTACATCAAAGAAATATCGACCATTGTGGCGAAAAGTCCTGCTGTTTCTGCTTTAACCGATAAAGGAGATGTGATTATTGCTACTGCAAAATATGGTAAAGGAACAGTTTTCGCAGTGGGCGATCCCTGGTTTTACAATGAATATATCGATGGTAGAAAACTACCTGCAGAATTTGAAAATTTTAAAGCCACGAATGATTTGGTGAACTGGCTGATCAAACAAGTACCGGGGAAGAAGTAA
- the pelA gene encoding pectate lyase has product MMKIKILFTLICSTLLLSCYAQQPTDSTAEKMLVYQLGNGGWPKQLDDKSVVNYGAALTPELLAKIKATKDLHATFDNKATSREVVYLVKAYKKTKNKTYLTAAEKGLDYILSAQYANGGWPQYYPDKALYRSEITYNDDAMINVLNILQDIATQTNDFEVVNPAYIKKAEKAVTKGIDCILKTQVKQNGVLSIWAAQYDKDSLLPAKARAFEPASLSTSESAGIVRFLMRMKNPSAAEKNAITAAIKWFDTYKIAGYRFDRPSDPKTNIKTAALVADNAANTWARFYDLDKNTPIFGDRDNTIKTKLEELSPERRNGYAWYGNWGQKLIEKEYPKWLTTNGK; this is encoded by the coding sequence ATGATGAAAATAAAAATATTGTTCACCCTAATCTGCAGCACTTTATTACTATCGTGTTATGCACAGCAACCTACCGATTCTACGGCAGAAAAAATGCTTGTTTATCAATTGGGCAATGGTGGCTGGCCAAAGCAACTGGACGATAAAAGTGTGGTTAACTACGGAGCAGCTTTAACACCTGAATTATTGGCGAAGATTAAAGCGACTAAAGATTTACACGCCACTTTCGATAACAAAGCCACCAGCAGAGAAGTGGTTTATCTGGTAAAAGCGTATAAAAAAACAAAGAACAAAACTTATTTAACCGCTGCCGAAAAAGGTTTAGATTATATTTTATCGGCTCAATATGCCAATGGTGGCTGGCCACAATATTATCCTGATAAAGCTTTGTACCGTTCAGAAATTACTTACAATGATGATGCAATGATCAATGTGCTGAACATTTTGCAGGATATTGCCACGCAAACGAACGATTTCGAAGTGGTAAATCCTGCTTACATCAAAAAAGCGGAAAAAGCAGTTACAAAAGGCATCGATTGTATTTTAAAAACTCAGGTAAAACAAAACGGTGTTTTAAGCATTTGGGCTGCACAGTATGATAAAGATTCGCTGTTGCCGGCAAAAGCCAGGGCATTTGAGCCAGCCTCCTTGAGCACAAGCGAATCGGCAGGGATTGTCCGCTTTTTAATGCGGATGAAAAATCCTTCTGCGGCAGAAAAAAATGCAATCACTGCAGCAATAAAATGGTTCGATACCTATAAAATTGCCGGCTACCGCTTCGATAGGCCGAGCGATCCTAAAACTAATATTAAAACCGCGGCTTTGGTTGCGGATAATGCCGCCAATACCTGGGCGCGTTTCTATGACCTTGATAAAAATACTCCAATTTTTGGTGACCGCGACAATACAATCAAAACAAAATTAGAAGAGTTAAGTCCTGAAAGGCGTAATGGTTATGCATGGTACGGCAACTGGGGACAAAAATTAATTGAAAAAGAATACCCGAAGTGGTTAACCACAAATGGGAAATAA